One Microbacterium sp. W4I20 DNA window includes the following coding sequences:
- a CDS encoding GNAT family N-acetyltransferase has translation MPTRSPRSTCAPGRRRTAASSPKRSSVLDALSIPERAANWRRFIAEPLPTGLGIHVAVRDGQILGWASFGSGRDDDGAADGEVYGIYADPEAWSTGVGHALLTAAEKRIAEAGHTRAYLWVLDGNDRADAFYARQGWELDGATKVEERPGLTLQEHRRVKQLTL, from the coding sequence ATGCCGACGCGGTCGCCTCGATCCACGTGCGCTCCTGGCAGGCGGCGTACCGCGGCCTCATCGCCCAAGAGGTCCTCGGTCCTCGACGCCCTCTCGATCCCGGAACGCGCCGCCAACTGGCGCCGCTTCATCGCCGAGCCGCTGCCCACCGGGCTCGGCATCCACGTCGCCGTGCGCGACGGGCAGATCCTCGGCTGGGCCTCCTTCGGATCAGGCCGCGACGACGACGGCGCGGCCGATGGCGAGGTCTACGGCATCTACGCCGATCCCGAGGCGTGGTCGACCGGCGTCGGTCACGCCCTCCTCACTGCCGCGGAGAAGCGGATCGCCGAAGCCGGCCACACCCGCGCATACCTCTGGGTGCTCGACGGAAACGACCGCGCGGACGCGTTCTACGCGCGCCAGGGTTGGGAGCTCGACGGCGCGACGAAGGTCGAGGAGCGCCCGGGGCTCACACTGCAGGAGCACCGCCGCGTGAAGCAGCTCACGCTCTGA